AACATGAACGAGCTAAACTCAACTTACATGCACTTAGAGTGGTTTGCATGAGTCGTCCATCCCCAGTCCCCCCAAGTTAAGAACACTGAAAGTGTAGAAGCTACACTCAACGGGCGTAAGGAAGATGGATCACGACGGTATCCCGTCTATCCACCTGAGTGCAGCTAGGAGGTTTGTGGACATCTAGAACCCTATTACAAAACTTAGATCTTCCCTAACCCCTATGGAATCAATCAGATGGAACTTGATGGAATCAAGCGCCAACTCTGCTAGTTGCAATGTTCGGCTCACGCTGCACAATTCTTGGGGGCGCATGCATCCTCTCCGAGTTTCAGGCTTATAAAAAGACTAAGTTGTTTGCTTGGCTTGTGCTCATGGGAAGGCCTCGACTATAGTAAAAATTTACGATAAGTGGGTGACATTCTAGCCAAATATATATTTCATCCATGTTTGAAGGACAATGATACGATCCAACACATGTGCAAGGATTTCCTTTGAAGATTCACAAATCGGTGAATTTGTGCCTAAACACGAATTCTCCTCAATTTCACATGATCGTGTAAAAGCTTGGTGGGAGGAATTCCTCACCACCTCTCCTCCCCTTCCAAAAAAAACAGCGTCTTTAGCAACACATAGGCCAACTTACAAAATATCATAGACAACACGGTAGAGAGGGCATTAAGATGAatagggtttgttgtttctcccaTTGCGAGTAGTCATCATGCCGTTTCCATATGCACAATGTAaactattgttttttttaattcaaaTAAATACAATGTAAACTATTGTAACTATTTGTCTTCTTCGGGAAGGCATGATCTGGCAGTTTACTCGAAAACATGCCTTTAAATGGCTGCACGAGTCGCGCCCCCGCTAGGTGAACGCATTGTGGTTAGTAACACAACCGTTACAATACAAGTTACCAAATCGATGTCATATTATTGTACTGTCAGGCTATAAGAAGACCAACAACACAATAAAGTGAAATCGAAGAACTACTCACCAATCTAGATTTGGCACACTTTTAGCCAATCCGTGATAGCAGGCCGGCCCGAATGACCACCCATTTGATCTTAGACCTGATTATCCGAGAGACAAACACCATAAGCTCTTAAGTTATGTCGTGTCGTTCATGAATCATGGTTGACACATTAGAATGAGACTTTGTTTACTGCCATGTTGCTTCCACTAGCGAGATGTCATCGATTAAACTACACACCCAACCTTCCAGTGTTGATCTAAAGACTTAATTTGAGATCAGAAAAGTGACGGAAACATCACTGGGAAAAACAGTTTCCTCTCACGATAGTTTCTTTTTGTATCACAACTGAGCATGTAATTTTTTTTTGGCCATATATGCCTTTTCTCTATTTCTCAAGGAAACGCCAGAATGAAAAACATCGAAGTATTATCCATTCAGATGTCATTCCAAGTAAGAAGCCTTGAAGACAGCATTCCAATCTTACAGATTTCCGCTTTCAAATTCAAGATACGTAACACAGAAAATACTATTGGGAATAACGCTTTCAGGAGCGAGTTACGTAAGCCTTGTTAGGGGGTGTTTggtgtggctttttttggcttttggctttggcaaaaaccACCAAAAGCacttaaataggtgctttttttggcttttggattttggaagccaaaagaataggatctttgtttttggcttccaaaatccaaaagccaaaaaaagcacctatttaggtgcttttggtggcttttgccaaagccaaaagccaaaaaaagccacaacaaacacCCCCTGTAGTCGAGTCAAACCCagaagaggagaagaaaaacAATTTGCCCCGGCGCCCGCGCCTCCTCCGCTCCTCGTCGCCGTCCGGCCTATTTGCAAGATGGCGGCGGCGGTAGACCTGGAGGACGCGTTCGGCGCCGTCGTAGGCGAGGCCAAGCCGGAGGGCCACCCGTCCCCACGCCCCATCCTCTTCCGCGCCCACGCGCGCTCCGCCGCCGCCCTTCGCATCGCCGCCACCGACTGCCACTCCCTCGCCTGGGACCGCTCCCTCTCCATCTCCGACCTCGACGATCTCGTAAGTTCCCCTTGAACTCCTATCTGAACCCAGTCGCCTCCGATTGGTCCTGACGCATAGCTTCTCCATCTACGCATTCCCTTTCTTGCGTGCCCTGCCGTGCGTGCGAATCAATTGAAGAGAGATGATGTTGGAATCGGAGGCTCATGGTCCGACTTCCTGGATTACCTCAAGTCCTCCCTGTCCTCCGGGGAAGTGAAGCTGCTCTTCGCCGCCGACCAACTCCGCAAGTCACCTGGCACGCCACCCACCTATCCACCACTTCAGTTTTCCCCAATCTTTACAAAAATTACATACATGATTGAGAGTGTCATCTTCGCTCTGTTCAGGCCCTGATTGTGCAAAGCTCGTGGCTACCAAGGCAAAGGGCCTGCCTCGCATCGCCATTTCTCTCCAGAGAGTTACTGGCGCTGCGGTGAGTGATGTCGTAGCCGAGATCTCGCTTGCGCTTTACGCCGCTTATAGGACTACGCTGGAGCGTGCATCCAGAGGTTGCTGTCAT
This Lolium perenne isolate Kyuss_39 chromosome 1, Kyuss_2.0, whole genome shotgun sequence DNA region includes the following protein-coding sequences:
- the LOC127308215 gene encoding uncharacterized protein; amino-acid sequence: MAAAVDLEDAFGAVVGEAKPEGHPSPRPILFRAHARSAAALRIAATDCHSLAWDRSLSISDLDDLRDDVGIGGSWSDFLDYLKSSLSSGEVKLLFAADQLRKSPGPDCAKLVATKAKGLPRIAISLQRVTGAAVSDVVAEISLALYAAYRTTLERASREQERMSQLMVSLSSEREKNEIMQKQLEAVSFLDRRKATKPKLVADEVPSVSAVTLGSDQVTAHVEQQISVPSPSKVPPAKATKRVAPKPRRARARGALLQDNEDDEDN